The Myotis daubentonii chromosome 9, mMyoDau2.1, whole genome shotgun sequence genome has a segment encoding these proteins:
- the LOC132240784 gene encoding LOW QUALITY PROTEIN: cleavage and polyadenylation specificity factor subunit 6-like (The sequence of the model RefSeq protein was modified relative to this genomic sequence to represent the inferred CDS: substituted 1 base at 1 genomic stop codon): MADGVDHIDIYVDVGEEFNQEAEYGGHDHIDLHDDVISPSANNGDAPEDQDYMDTLPPAVGDDVGKGAAPNAVYTYTGKRIALYIGNLTWWTTDEDLTEAVHSLGVNDILDIKFLENXANGQSKGFALVGVGSEASSKKLMDLLPKRELHGQNPVVTPSNKQFLSQFGMRTRKTTQSGQMSGEGKAGPPGGSSRAAFPRGGRGRGRFPGAVPGGDRFPWPGGLPPPFPAGQTPPRPPFGPPGPPGPPPPGQVLPYDRGDYGPPGREMDTARTPLSEAEFEEIMNRNRATSSSAISRAVSNACAGDYGSAIEALVTAISLIKQSKVSADDRCKVLISSLQFCLHGIESKSYGSGSRRERSRERDRSRSREKRRRHKSRSRDRHDDCYRERSRGRERHRDRDRDQDRERKYRHR; this comes from the coding sequence ATGGCGGACGGTGTGGACCACATAGACATTTACGTGGATGTAGGCGAAGAGTTCAACCAGGAAGCTGAATATGGTGGGCATGATCACATAGATTTGCATGATGATGTCATCTCTCCGTCCGCAAATAATGGAGATGCCCCAGAAGACCAGGATTACATGGATACTCTCCCACCAGCTGTGGGTGATGATGTGGGTAAAGGAGCAGCACCAAATGCTGTCTACACATATACGGGAAAGAGAATTGCATTATATATTGGAAATCTAACATGGTGGACAACAGATGAAGACTTAACGGAAGCAGTGCATTCTTTGGGAGTAAATGATATTTTGGACATAAAGTTTTTGGAAAACTGAGCAAATGGCCAATCAAAGGGGTTTGCCCTTGTTGGTGTTGGATCTGAAGCATCCTCAAAAAAGTTAATGGATCTGTTGCCTAAAAGAGAACTTCATGGTCAGAATCCTGTTGTAACTCCAAGCAATAAACAGTTCCTGAGTCAATTTGGCATGCGGACCAGGAAAACTACACAATCGGGACAAATGTCTGGGGAGGGTAAAGCTGGTCCTCCAGGAGGCAGTTCACGTGCAGCATTTCCACGGGGTGGTAGAGGACGGGGCCGTTTTCCAGGGGCTGTTCCCGGTGGGGACAGATTTCCTTGGCCAGGAGGGCTACCCCCACCTTTCCCAGCTGGACAGACTCCACCACGTCCACCCTTCGGTCCTCCAGGCCCACCAGGTCCACCTCCACCTGGTCAGGTTCTGCCATATGATAGGGGTGACTATGGGCCTCCTGGAAGGGAAATGGATACAGCAAGAACTCCACTGAGTGAAGCTGAGTTTGAAGAAATCATGAATAGAAATAGGGCAACCTCAAGCAGTGCTATTTCAAGAGCCGTGTCTAATGCCTGCGCTGGTGATTATGGGAGTGCAATTGAGGCATTGGTAACTGCAATTTCTTTAATTAAACAATCCAAAGTGTCTGCTGATGATCGTTGCAAAGTTCTTATTAGCTCTTTGCAATTTTGCCTTCATGGAATTGAATCCAAGTCTTATGGTTCTGGATCAAGACGTGAACGATCAAGAGAGAGGGACCGTAGTAGATCACGAGAAAAGCGTCGGCGCCATAAATCCCGCAGTAGAGATCGTCATGATGATTGTtatagagagagaagcagaggaagagagagacatcggGACCGAGATCGGGACCAAGACC